From the Anguilla anguilla isolate fAngAng1 chromosome 8, fAngAng1.pri, whole genome shotgun sequence genome, one window contains:
- the LOC118233424 gene encoding otogelin-like protein produces the protein MGSKQQYTVWVHNSRSCRGSVYSCPRSLSLHFPSEEEITIAGYQVHKGGVRLSLPQTVRNVFLERLVDYILVKSTFGFSLAWDGGSGVYVRMTEEHKGHACGLCGNYNDDGSDDLTTSSNVQTEDVADFGNSWVVQLPQERRCRSVEEEFPSPCTSESRMDDAIEKCSALLFFPFLSCHENIDPNPYVASCVSDLCV, from the exons ATGGGATCT AAACAACAGTACACGGTGTGG gtgcATAACAGCCGGAGCTGTAGGGGCTCGGTGTACTCCTGCCCCCGCTCCCTCAGCCTCCACTTCCCCAGTGAGGAGGAGATCACCATCGCCGGCTACCAGGTCCACAAGGGCGGAGTCCG CCTGAGTTTGCCGCAGACGGTCCGCAACGTGTTCCTGGAGCGGCTGGTGGACTACATCCTGGTGAAGAGCACGTTTGGGTTCTCGCTGGCCTGGGACGGGGGCTCGGGGGTGTACGTCCGGATGACCGAAGAACACAAAGGCCATGCCTGCGGGCTTTGTGGGAACTACAACGATGACGGATCGGATGACCTCACCACCAGCTCCA ATGTGCAGACGGAGGACGTTGCTGATTTTGGGAACAGCTGGGTGGTGCAGCTGCCCCAGGAGAGGCGCTGCAGGTCAGTGGAGGAGGAGTTCCCCAGCCCCTGCACCTCCGAGTCACGCATGGAC gacgCCATTGAGAAGTGCAGTGCCCTCCTGTTCTTCCCCTTCCTGTCCTGCCATGAGAACATTGACCCAAACCCCTATGTGGCCAGCTGTGTCTCCGACTTATGTGTGTAA